A section of the Corvus hawaiiensis isolate bCorHaw1 chromosome 16, bCorHaw1.pri.cur, whole genome shotgun sequence genome encodes:
- the SCNN1B gene encoding amiloride-sensitive sodium channel subunit beta, with amino-acid sequence MNLKKYLVRALHRLQKGPGYTYKELLVWYCDNTNTHGPKRIIKEGPKKKLIWFFLTLLFASLVFWQWGILINTYLSYNVTSSLSIGFKTMKFPAVTVCNANPFKYSEVKHLLKELDRLIEAALERILQPTPGNGSENVSPPLDLELWNQIPLVLIDEHDKDNPIILDIFETNQTAGGNETAMGKETSVSNDTAWGYQSSVDNKTTGNETTAPPTPANTTSEEKKYKLAVKLCSHQGSDNCTYRNFTSAAQAVTEWYILQSTSILSKVPLHERIRMGYQAEDMILACLYGAEPCNYKNFTQIYHPDHGNCYIFNWGMDEEALNSSNPGAEFGLKLILDISQQDYIPYLSSAAGARLMLHQQKSFPFLKDQGIYAMAGTETSIGVLVDELERMGYPYSDCTMNGSDVPVKNLYSQYNTSYSIQACLRSCFQNHMVEICGCGHYMFPLPEGVSYCNNEDNPGWAYCYSSLRSSIKQRQICIDSCKETCNDTQYKMTISMADWPSEASEDWIFHILSYERDMSTNVTLDRNGIIKLNIYFQEYNYRTISESAATTIVWLLSSLGGQFGFWMGGSVLCLIEFGEIIIDSLWITIINVIGWCKGLKQRRAQARYPDAPPTVSELVEAHTNLGFQHEATGALPRDEVLPPEPGTPPPNYDSLRVQPLNVLGPDSDAETE; translated from the exons atgaACCTGAAGAAGTACCTGGTCCGGGCGCTGCATCGCCTGCAGAAGGGCCCTGGTTACACCtacaaggagctgctggtctGGTACTGCGACAACACCAACACCCACGGCCCCAAGCGCATCATCAAGGAGGGGccaaagaagaaattaatctgGTTCTTCCTAACGTTGCTCTTTGCGTCCCTGGTGTTCTGGCAGTGGGGGATCCTCATCAACACCTACCTCTCCTACAATGTCACCTCATCTCTCTCCATTGGCTTTAAGACCATGAAGTTCCCTGCAGTCACCGTCTGCAACGCCAACCCTTTCAA GTACTCAGAGGTGAagcacctgctgaaagagctggacAGGCTCATTGAGGCGGCGCTGGAGAGGATCCTGCAGCCCACGCCAGGGAACGGCAGCGAGAACGTGTCCCCGCCACTCGACTTGGAGCTCTGGAACCAGATCCCCCTGGTCCTCATTGACGAGCACGACAAAGACAATCCCATCATCCTGGACATCTTTGAGACCAACCAGACTGCTGGGGGCAATGAaactgccatgggcaaggaaaCCAGTGTGAGCAATGACACTGCTTGGGGCTACCAGAGCTCTGTGGATAACAAAACCACAGGCAATGAAACCACTGCTCCACCCACCCCAGCCAACACGACGTCGGAAGAGAAAAAGTACAAGCTGGCAGTGAAGCTG TGCAGCCATCAGGGCTCTGACAACTGCACGTACAGGAACTTCACCAGCGCGGCGCAGGCAGTGACCGAGTGGTACATCCTGCAATCCACCTCCATCCTCTCCAAGGTCCCGCTGCATGAGAGGATCAGGATGGGCTACCAGGCAGAGGACATGATCCTGGCGTGTCTCTACGGGGCTGAACCCTGCAACTACAA GAATTTCACCCAAATCTACCACCCAGACCATGGTAACTGCTACATCTTTAACTGGGGCATGGATGAAGAGGCTTTGAATTCTTCCAACCCTGGGGCCGAGTTTG GGCTGAAGCTGATTCTGGACATCAGCCAGCAGGACTACATTCCCTACCTGTCCTCTGCCGCTGGGGCCAGGCTCATGCTGCATCAACAGAAGAGCTTCCCCTTCCTCAAGGATCAGGGCATCTACGCCATGGCTGGGACAGAAACCTCCATTGGAGTGCTGGTG GATGAGCTGGAGCGGATGGGTTATCCCTACAGCGACTGCACCATGAACGGCTCCGATGTCCCTGTCAAAAACCTCTACAGCCAATATAACACCTCCTACTCCATACAG gCCTGCCTGCGCTCCTGTTTCCAAAACCACATGGTCGAGATCTGTGGATGTGGGCACTACATGTTCCCTTTACCTGAAGGGGTGAGCTACTGCAATAACGAGGATAACCCGGGCTGGG CATATTGCTATTCCTCACTGAGATCCAGCATAAAACAGCGACAGATCTGCATTGACTCCTGTAAAGAAACATGCAA tGACACACAGTACAAAATGACCATCTCCATGGCAGATTGGCCATCGGAAGCCTCTGAG gACTGGATTTTCCATATTCTGTCTTATGAAAGGGATATGTCAACAAATGTGACTCTGGACAG GAATGGTATCATCAAGCTGAACATTTACTTCCAGGAGTACAACTACCGCACCATCTCGGAGTCAGCTGCCACTACG ATCGTGTGGCTGCTGTCGAGCCTGGGAGGCCAGTTTGGGTTCTGGATGGGAGGCTCAGTGCTGTGCCTCATTGAGTTTGGGGAGATCATCATCGACTCGCTGTGGATCACCATCATCAACGTGATCGGCTGGTGCAAAGGCCTGAAGCAGAGGCGGGCACAGGCGCGGTACCCAGATGCTCCCCCAACGGTGTCAGAGCTGGTGGAGGCTCACACCAACCTGGGCTTCCAGCATGAGGCCAcgggggctctgcccagggacGAGGTGCTGCCCCCCGAGCCTGGCACCCCCCCACCCAACTATGACTCTCTGCGTGTGCAGCCCCTCAACGTCCTCGGTCCCGACAGCGACGCGGAGACCGAGTGA